The nucleotide window GAGTTCGCCGCCATGGCCCGCCGCCTCCAGGAGTCGGGCGGGCACAGTGCGTGCGTCACGCCATGGACGAGCGCTGCCGCGGCGCAACGGGGTCCGGCCGCACCTCACCCTGACGACCACGCTGGAGGGGCTGAAAAACGAGCTCGGCGCCCCCGCGGCCGACCTCGAGCTCTCGCTGCCGATCTCCACCCGGACGGTGGAGCGCCTGGCCTGCGACGCCGCCATCTCCCGCGTCCTGCTCGCCGGCTCGGTGGTG belongs to bacterium and includes:
- a CDS encoding DUF222 domain-containing protein; translation: MRASRHGRALPRRNGVRPHLTLTTTLEGLKNELGAPAADLELSLPISTRTVERLACDAAISRVLLAGSVV